A single region of the Lotus japonicus ecotype B-129 chromosome 4, LjGifu_v1.2 genome encodes:
- the LOC130712590 gene encoding uncharacterized protein LOC130712590, with product MATSVASDAVKCRMFPSTFKSAVMAWFMALPRGSIAKFDDLSSQYLVQFSASKIEPVTIADLYDVRKTERETLKQYVKRYSDASRKIEELEPQTCARAFKNKLLPGKLNSKLSRKQARSMTEARARAAYILEEEDDAFKRKRIRSEKEKEPKECVASRKMDTKEGGK from the coding sequence ATGGCAACAAGCGTGGCTTCCgacgcggtgaagtgcaggatgtttccatccaCGTTTAAGAGCGCGGTGATGGCTTGGTTTATGGCTCTGCCAAGAGGATCTATAGCGAAGTTCGACGACCTCTCATCGCAATACCTTGTTCAGTTCTCTGCAAGCAAGATCGAGCCGGTAACAATTGCAGATCTATATGACGTTCGAAAGACGGAACGAGAAACTTTGAAGCAATATGTAAAGCGGTACAGTGATGCGTCCAGGAAGATCGAGGAGTTAGAGCCTCAGACATGCGCGCGCGCCTTCAAAAATAAATTGTTACCAGGAAAGCTAAACAGCAAGCTGAGTCGGAAGCAGGCGCGCTCGATGACAGAAGCTCGTGCCCGGGCGGCCTACATCCTAGAAGAGGAGGACGACGCATTCAAGAGGAAACGGATAAGGTCGGAAAAAGAAAAGGAGCCGAAGGAATGTGTCGCTAGCAGGAAAATGGACACAAAGGAGGGAGGCAAATAG
- the LOC130712591 gene encoding protein MAIN-LIKE 1-like has product MLGNDKEKHNDVKKCFSTYVKGRVEAAGLLPLLTCNLPSVDKTMLTTFIERWQPETSSFHMPFGEMTITLDDVSSLLHILVKGKFFTLPVLTREDAVSALHKQLGVTQADAEEEIRKSLGPYARYTWLLKVAEDMAKEGKTKKAARAFLLRLVGMTIFCGKTNNKVDVAYLGMFMDLEKVGEYAWGAMALAFLYDQLKDATKVGTTSLGGYLNLFQAWIFEHFPASLFDRNLNRKYSEKDPRACKWVTKRGTVDLHAKRLILDDLRDNNVIWTLYDGHRVDWPFQQECLYSGWIRHSGIIRPYLPERVLRQFHMLQDQPNLPPANILLVEDIDERFENMAHCVAAQHTDTPTATPRYFEWYKSISHRFVVPPETRGPVAVTLVDVLKQLRELSDITVDPSETPQRILEANQRMRDIIMQHLEYGGDDDDSGSGNRVAPHGGGGPDRKKKGKASTSKTS; this is encoded by the exons ATGCTTGGGAATGATAAGGAGAAGCATAACGATGTGAAAAAATGCTTTTCGACTTATGTAAAGGGAAGGGTTGAGGCTGCTGGTCTATTGCCTTTGTTGACATGCAACCTTCCCTCTGTTGACAAGACCATGCTAACAACGTTTATAGAGAGATGGCAGCCGGAGACATCATCTTTCCATATGCCATTTGGGGAAATGACCATCACACTGGATGATGTTAGTTCTTTGCTACACATTCTTGTGAAGGGAAAATTCTTCACTCTCCCAGTCCTGACTCGTGAGGATGCAGTCAGTGCATTGCATAAACAGCTTGGTGTTACACAAGCAGATGCTGAAGAGGAGATCCGGAAGTCCTTAGGACCTTATGCTCGTTATACATGGTTGTTAAAAGTGGCTGAGGACATGGCTAAGGAAGGGAAGACCAAGAAAGCTGCTAGAGCCTTCTTGCTGCGTTTGGTGGGGATGACGATCTTCTGTGGGAAGACAAACAACAAGGTGGATGTTGCATATTTGGGGATGTTCATGGACTTGGAAAAGGTTGGGGAGTATGCATGGGGCGCCATGGCATTGGCTTTCCTTTATGACCAGCTGAAGGACGCCACCAAGGTCGGCACCACTAGTCTTGGAGGATACTTAAATCTGTTTCAG GCATGGATATTTGAACACTTCCCTGCTTCATTGTTTGATAGAAACCTGAACAGGAAATACAGTGAGAAAGACCCGCGAGCTTGCAAATGGGTCACCAAGAGGGGGACTGTGGACCTGCATGCAAAGAGGCTAATCCTAGATGACCTTAGGGATAACAATGTTATATGGACTCTATATGACGGGCATAGAGTGGATTGGCCCTTTCAGCAGGAGTGTCTTTACAGTGGGTGGATTCGACATTCAGGCATCATCCGGCCATATCTGCCAGAGCGTGTGTTGAGGCAGTTCCATATGCTCCAGGATCAACCCAATTTACCACCGGCAAACATTCTCCTTGTTGAGGATATTGATGAGAGGTTTGAGAACATGGCTCATTGCGTGGCTGCACAACATACTGACACTCCAACAGCAACGCCTCGCTACTTTGAGTGGTACAAGTCAATCTCACACCGCTTTGTGGTCCCTCCTGAAACAAGAGGTCCTGTGGCAGTAACTCTTGTG GATGTTCTCAAACAATTACGGGAGTTGAGTGATATCACAGTAGACCCCAGTGAGACCCCTCAGCGGATCCTCGAGGCAAACCAGCGTATGCGGGATATCATAATGCAGCACTTGGAGTATGgcggtgatgatgatgacagtgGCAGTGGCAATAGAGTTGCAcctcatggtggtggtggccctgacagaaagaagaaaggaaaagcATCTACCTCGAAGACTAGTTAG